One Deltaproteobacteria bacterium RBG_16_64_85 genomic region harbors:
- a CDS encoding Fe-S oxidoreductase → MALKRPIPVSLFFTCLADAFFPRVCFATVSVLERFGAEVRVPLSQTCCGQPAFNSGNRKEARKMARKFLSAFAGEGYIVTPSGSCAAMVKNEYPALFRDEPRMLSLAIQAGERIYELSQFLVEVLGVADPRSSFRGKVTYHDSCHLRRGLGVTEAPRKLLRAIPGVTLVEMKESDRCCGFGGVFSIKYPHISCRMVDDKIERILATGAQIVTSGDIGCLMNIGGMISRYGYPVQPVHLAEILAGDIEVPG, encoded by the coding sequence ATGGCGCTGAAGCGGCCCATCCCCGTTTCCCTTTTCTTCACCTGCCTTGCGGATGCATTCTTTCCCCGCGTCTGCTTCGCCACCGTCTCCGTCCTGGAGCGTTTCGGTGCGGAAGTTCGCGTCCCCCTGTCGCAGACCTGCTGCGGCCAGCCCGCGTTCAACTCCGGAAACCGGAAGGAAGCGCGGAAGATGGCGCGGAAGTTCCTGTCGGCTTTCGCAGGCGAGGGATACATCGTCACCCCCTCCGGCTCCTGCGCGGCGATGGTCAAGAACGAGTACCCGGCCCTGTTCCGGGACGAACCGAGGATGCTCTCCCTCGCCATCCAGGCCGGGGAGCGGATCTACGAGCTGTCCCAGTTCCTCGTCGAGGTGCTGGGCGTGGCAGACCCGCGTTCGTCGTTCCGGGGGAAAGTGACCTACCACGACTCCTGCCACCTGAGGCGGGGGCTCGGGGTGACGGAGGCGCCGCGGAAACTTCTCCGCGCCATACCTGGCGTCACGCTCGTGGAGATGAAAGAAAGCGACCGGTGCTGCGGGTTCGGCGGGGTCTTCTCGATCAAGTACCCCCACATTTCCTGCAGGATGGTCGACGACAAGATCGAGCGGATCCTGGCGACGGGAGCGCAGATCGTCACCTCCGGGGACATCGGATGCCTGATGAACATCGGGGGGATGATCTCCCGCTACGGCTATCCCGTGCAGCCCGTCCACCTGGCGGAGATCCTGGCCGGGGACATCGAGGTTCCGGGCTGA
- a CDS encoding iron-sulfur cluster-binding protein, with amino-acid sequence MEPRSRSFYRNSEKALANATLQDAISRTTEKFLGHRADSIAAFPDFEAVRHEGSRIKQETLERLDHYLALFIAEAEKRGAVVHVARDAAEAREIAVGIARKEEITLAVKSKSMVAEEVELNGALEAAGVEVVESDLGEFIIQLAGEPPSHLIAPAVHKTREQVARLFEQKLGVPYTERIPELVQIARKHLRAKFLAAGMGISGANFLCAESGSIVLVTNEGNGRMGTILPRVHLAVASIEKVIPRLADLAVFLRLLPRSATGQVISTYVSVLTGTKRPGDPEGPDKLHILLVDNGRTAILQGKYREILKCIRCAACLNICPVYQSVGGHAYGWVYPGPMGSVLTPLLAGLAEGAPLPNASTLCGACAEVCPVKIPLPELLVELRADERSQGLKNPAEVLGMKAFAAVMNRAGILEALERVIGVLSQIFCKEGKVTWLPFKFSGWTDKRDFPSPGPQPFRRLWKKQRGIRPWNR; translated from the coding sequence ATGGAACCGCGGTCGCGCTCCTTCTACCGGAACTCCGAGAAGGCGCTGGCCAACGCCACGCTGCAGGACGCCATCTCCCGCACGACGGAGAAGTTCCTCGGGCATCGGGCGGATTCCATCGCCGCCTTCCCCGATTTCGAGGCCGTCCGGCACGAGGGCTCCCGGATCAAGCAGGAAACCCTCGAACGGCTCGACCACTACCTCGCTCTTTTCATCGCGGAGGCGGAAAAACGCGGCGCCGTCGTTCACGTGGCGCGGGACGCGGCCGAGGCGAGGGAAATCGCGGTCGGGATCGCCCGGAAGGAGGAAATCACCCTCGCCGTCAAGTCGAAGTCGATGGTCGCCGAGGAGGTCGAATTGAACGGCGCCCTCGAGGCGGCGGGCGTGGAGGTCGTGGAGTCGGACCTCGGGGAGTTCATCATCCAGCTGGCCGGCGAGCCGCCCTCCCATCTCATCGCCCCGGCGGTCCACAAGACGCGGGAGCAGGTCGCCCGGCTCTTCGAGCAGAAGCTGGGCGTGCCGTACACCGAACGGATCCCGGAGCTCGTGCAGATCGCCCGCAAACATCTCCGCGCGAAATTTCTCGCCGCCGGGATGGGGATCAGCGGCGCGAACTTCCTGTGCGCCGAGAGCGGCTCCATCGTCCTGGTGACGAACGAGGGGAACGGGCGGATGGGGACGATCCTCCCGCGCGTCCACCTCGCCGTGGCGAGCATCGAGAAGGTCATCCCGAGGCTCGCGGACCTGGCGGTCTTCCTGCGCCTGCTCCCTCGCAGCGCGACCGGTCAGGTAATCTCCACGTATGTCTCCGTGCTGACCGGCACGAAGCGGCCCGGTGACCCCGAAGGGCCGGATAAGCTCCACATCCTCCTCGTGGACAACGGCCGGACCGCCATCCTCCAGGGGAAGTACCGCGAGATCCTCAAGTGCATCCGGTGCGCAGCCTGCCTCAACATCTGCCCCGTCTACCAGAGCGTGGGAGGACACGCCTACGGGTGGGTCTACCCCGGCCCGATGGGATCGGTGCTGACGCCCCTGCTTGCCGGGCTGGCGGAAGGAGCCCCTCTCCCCAATGCCAGCACCCTGTGCGGAGCCTGCGCGGAGGTGTGCCCGGTCAAAATCCCCCTCCCCGAACTCCTGGTGGAGCTGCGGGCGGACGAACGGAGTCAGGGGTTGAAGAATCCCGCCGAGGTCCTCGGGATGAAGGCTTTCGCCGCCGTGATGAACCGCGCGGGGATCCTGGAGGCGCTGGAACGGGTCATCGGCGTCCTTTCCCAGATCTTCTGCAAGGAGGGAAAGGTGACCTGGCTCCCGTTCAAGTTCTCGGGCTGGACCGACAAGAGGGATTTCCCCTCCCCGGGTCCGCAGCCGTTCCGCAGACTCTGGAAGAAGCAGCGAGGCATCCGCCCATGGAACCGTTAG